A stretch of DNA from Bacillus sp. NP157:
ATCCTCAAAACACGCCTCAGGCATCAGGAATCGCGGCTCGTTCCCGCCGGCGAACGCCTCGCGGATCGCCGTCGCGGCGATATCCAGCGGCGTGATCTCAATATCCACCACGCTACCCGCCGGCCCGTGCACGCGCGGGGCGCGCCGATCGGCGATGAAATCGGCCAGCTCCGTGGACAGCGCATGCCCACCGCCCGGCCGGGTCAGCACACCGACGTGGGCCAGCCCGAACAGGTCGCGCCACAGGTGCCACGAGGCCAGCCCGGCGAACGCGTCGGCGCCGACCAGCAGCACCAGCGGCCGTTCGGGGCCCACCTCCGCACGCAGCGACGCCAGGGTGTCGACGGTATACGAGGGGCCATCGCGGTCCAGTTCCCGGGTATCCAGCACCAGCCGGTCCTGGCCCTGCAAGGCGGCGCGCAACAGGGCCACCCGCCCCG
This window harbors:
- the nadD gene encoding nicotinate-nucleotide adenylyltransferase; translated protein: MSHPRPLAILGGTFDPVHNGHLRAAWEAAEALDADVRMVPARTPPHRPPPIADAAGRVALLRAALQGQDRLVLDTRELDRDGPSYTVDTLASLRAEVGPERPLVLLVGADAFAGLASWHLWRDLFGLAHVGVLTRPGGGHALSTELADFIADRRAPRVHGPAGSVVDIEITPLDIAATAIREAFAGGNEPRFLMPEACFEDFALLEPYRALGF